The Cytophagales bacterium DNA segment CAGTGCTGGAATTTGATTTTATTCCAATTGGAGACACAATTCGGTTTAGTTATGTTTTTGCTTCTGAAGAATACCCGGAATTCGTAGGTTCTGCTTTTAATGATGCTTTTGGTTTTTTTATTAGTGGACCAGGAATATTTGGCCCTTATACCAACAATGCTGTAAACATTGCGTTGATCCCATCTACTATAACAGCCGTTACAATTAATAATGTCAATAATGGTACTGCCAATGCAGGTCCCTGTATGAATTGTGCTTATTATATTAATAATGGGACCGGATCCACTCCTCCTTGTAACACAGATCCTCAATGCATACAATTTGACGGCCGTACAGTTGTTCTGGAGGCAGTATTTCCTGTACAATGCAGCCAAACATATCATATTAAATTGGCTATTGCAGACGCATTTGATGCTTTTTACGATTCTGGCGTCTTCCTTAAATCGGGCAGCTTCAGCTCTGCAGGCGTACAGGTATCGGTTACTACCGTTACCGGTGATTCAACCATCATAGAAGGATGTACGGATGCTACGTTTACCTTTACCCGTTCAGATACCACTTCAGACCTTACTGTTTACTTTAGCATAGCAGGAAATGCCATCAATGGCCTTGACTTTGATAGTATAGCGGATAGTATAATCATTAACCAGGGCAGTTTTTCAGGCGATCTGGTCATATTCCCGATTTTTGACAGCATCATTGAAGGCATAGATACTATAATAGTAACTGTCTTTAATATTACTGCCTGTGGCGATACGATCCCGGAAATTGCTATCATATACATTGCAGAGGATTATGTGTTAACGGTTACAGCCAATGATGTTACCACTTGCCCGGGAAATACCATAGCTTTAACAGCGGCAGCTTCCGGGGGTATATTGCCTTACACCTTTTCCTGGAGTGACGGACAATCAGGCAATACTATTTTTGTCACTAAACTGGTAACCGATACTTTAATTGTTACGGTAATGGATAGCTGCGGCCTTAAAATAGCTGCCGATACAGTGATCGTAAACATCCAACCCCTTTCTGATACTTCCACTGTAAGCAATGTCTCCTGTAACGGAGGAAATGACGGGAGCGCCACCGTTTTTCCTGCCGGGGGCAAAACGCCATTTACTTTTTCGTGGAGCAGCGGTGGATCAGGCTCAACTGAAACAGGGCTAACCGCAGGAACCTTTTTTGTAACAATTATCGATAGTAACGGATGCAGCATTTCTGACAGCGTACTCATTACACAACCGGATTCTTTGGCGCTTGCCACCACCAGAGTAGATGCCGTCTGTAATACTGCCAACGGTACTGCAACTGTTTCTGTAAGTGGCGGCACAACGCCTTACACTTACCTGTGGAATGATCCTTTAACCCAGACTGATACAATAGCTGATTCTCTATCGCCAGGGGTGTATTGGGTTATTGTTACAGACAGCCTTAGTTGTGTTGATTCTGTTTCTGTCATCATTAATGCGCCACCCGGCTTTTCCGGAACAATATCTGATAGTATAAATATAAGCTGTTTTGGCGCTAATGATGGAAGCGCTACGGTAACCGTAACCGGTGGTACCCCACCTTTTATATACCAATGGTTTAACAGCGCTGGCGACACACTTGCCGGGCAAACCGATTCAATGGCCATAAACCTGCCTCCGGGTACTTACACCGTTGCTATCGAAGGAACCGACTCATTGAGCTGTATGGCTTTTCAAATTGTAACCCTTACCGGGCCGACTGAACTAAAAGACAGTCTCAAGTCCATTCAAAATGAGATATGTACAGGCGCCTGCAATGGTATTGCCATAGTAACACCAACAGGAGGCAGCCCGCCTTATGTTTACCAATGGAATGACCCTTTTTCACAAACCGATTCAACGGCTGACAGCTTGTGTAATGGGAATTATTCTGTAACAATTACGGATGCAAACTTGTGCGTTGACTCTGTTTCGGTATCTGTGAATAGCATAAGCGGGCCAAAAATAAGAAAGGATAATAAAGATGTGAGCTGCAATGGTTACAGTGACGGTGAAGCTTCAGTAACTATCACAGTGGGCTCACCCTTTTTTACTACTATCTGGTCTACCGGAGATACAATTATCTTGTTTTCTTTATTCTTAGATACAGCAATAATAACCAATTTACCTGCAGACACTTTTTACGTATTCGTAACAGATAGCAACGGCTGTACCGCAAACGATACGGTGATCATTACCGAACCGCTTGCGCTGGTAGATATTATCTCAAGTACAAATATCACCTGTTTTGGTTTATCTGATGGTACTGCAACTGCAAATCCTTCGGGCGGTACTCCTACTTATAGTTATGAATGGAATGATCCGGTTGGTCAAACCACTCAAACCGCAACAGGTTTGCAAGCCGACACATTTTATGTGACGATCACCGATACTAATAACTGTACTACTAATGATTCAATAATCATTACTGAACCACCACTTTTATCTTTTACTACCGATTCTATAGATGAAATATGTATTAATACAAGTGGAGAAGCAATTGTTAGTGTCTTGGGTGGTGTAAGCCCCTATCAATATAGTTGGTTTGATGATCAGGGAGATACTATCGGACAAACTACAGATACTGCTTCCGGATTATCACAAGGGACTTATTCAGTGATAATTACTGATGGTAATCTTTGTATTGATACTGTTTTTGTTACGGTG contains these protein-coding regions:
- a CDS encoding T9SS type B sorting domain-containing protein; this translates as MVKGIRIMAKKMLIKKHNIILTISFFIFCTGKEKAFAQLTISNALTPAQLVQNVLLGPGVIATNITFSGNALQRGTFDATNAILGLDSGVILSSGDINVAVGPNDLGSATLPAGGFNGPADPDLTIIAGQTTLDAAVLEFDFIPIGDTIRFSYVFASEEYPEFVGSAFNDAFGFFISGPGIFGPYTNNAVNIALIPSTITAVTINNVNNGTANAGPCMNCAYYINNGTGSTPPCNTDPQCIQFDGRTVVLEAVFPVQCSQTYHIKLAIADAFDAFYDSGVFLKSGSFSSAGVQVSVTTVTGDSTIIEGCTDATFTFTRSDTTSDLTVYFSIAGNAINGLDFDSIADSIIINQGSFSGDLVIFPIFDSIIEGIDTIIVTVFNITACGDTIPEIAIIYIAEDYVLTVTANDVTTCPGNTIALTAAASGGILPYTFSWSDGQSGNTIFVTKLVTDTLIVTVMDSCGLKIAADTVIVNIQPLSDTSTVSNVSCNGGNDGSATVFPAGGKTPFTFSWSSGGSGSTETGLTAGTFFVTIIDSNGCSISDSVLITQPDSLALATTRVDAVCNTANGTATVSVSGGTTPYTYLWNDPLTQTDTIADSLSPGVYWVIVTDSLSCVDSVSVIINAPPGFSGTISDSINISCFGANDGSATVTVTGGTPPFIYQWFNSAGDTLAGQTDSMAINLPPGTYTVAIEGTDSLSCMAFQIVTLTGPTELKDSLKSIQNEICTGACNGIAIVTPTGGSPPYVYQWNDPFSQTDSTADSLCNGNYSVTITDANLCVDSVSVSVNSISGPKIRKDNKDVSCNGYSDGEASVTITVGSPFFTTIWSTGDTIILFSLFLDTAIITNLPADTFYVFVTDSNGCTANDTVIITEPLALVDIISSTNITCFGLSDGTATANPSGGTPTYSYEWNDPVGQTTQTATGLQADTFYVTITDTNNCTTNDSIIITEPPLLSFTTDSIDEICINTSGEAIVSVLGGVSPYQYSWFDDQGDTIGQTTDTASGLSQGTYSVIITDGNLCIDTVFVTVKRIQSLLSLTIIPIDATCDSANGSAIAVVNGGNRDYVYFWTPSGGTDSIANNLSGFPDSLIYSVTVIDINGCETNGSVVIANIDTPGLCGPYILTIYNGFSPNDDKINDIWFIDGIHNFPENRVLIYNRWGDLVWEGKNYDNKNVFWDGANKNGRRLPDGTYYYVLEITNNTPRKIIILNRSCPDADRCLYKRKQLAIQGWVQVLR